The DNA window CCAAAGTTGCCGAGCTACCATTGGCGAGGTGGGTAATGTGGAGCATGAGATCGTATCCTTGGGAAAAGCTGGACGTGGTAGATGGTTGGGCAAAAGACCCGCCGTTCGCGGAAGCGCCATGAACCCCGTGGATCATCCCCATGGTGGTGGGGAGGGGAAAGCCCCCATTGGTCGCCAACCCGTAACTCCTTGGGGGAAGCCCACACTGGGATATAAAACCAGAAAGAAAAAGCCCTCAGATAAATACATCATTCGGAGGAGGAAAGGATAATTTCAAAGGGGAGAATATGGCTAGATCGCGAAAGAAGGGGTCTTATACAGATCCCAAGCTCTTGAAGAAAATCAAAGAGATGAACGAGAAGGGTGAGAAAAGGGTGATAAAGACCTGGTCTCGGGATTCTGATATCATTCCCGAGATGGTTGGCCATACCATTGCCGTTCACGATGGTAGGAAGCACGTCCCAATTTATATAACGGAGAGTATGATTGGACATAAGCTGGGTGAGTTCGCACCTACGAGGATCTTTAGAACCCATGGAGCTCATACCGAAAGATCAACGGCCATCAGATAACGTTCTTTGTTCACCCGGTGGTTCGTTTGCACTGTTTAGCGATTCGTTCTGAGACTCAGCCTGAAGGTTTATGTGCAACTATTCAGGAGGTTATATATAACAAACCAACAAACCATGAGAACGGTGAACTGTGAACCAATTTGGAGGAGGTTAGGGTGCCTAAGAGGGCGGTAATTGAAGAGACCCCAAGGGCTAGAGCCGTTGCGAGGTATATCCGAGTAAGTCCTAGAAAAACT is part of the Actinomycetota bacterium genome and encodes:
- the rpsS gene encoding 30S ribosomal protein S19 encodes the protein MARSRKKGSYTDPKLLKKIKEMNEKGEKRVIKTWSRDSDIIPEMVGHTIAVHDGRKHVPIYITESMIGHKLGEFAPTRIFRTHGAHTERSTAIR